TCTCTGTGCTGTTGCTTCCAGGCTGCTTGTTGTGCAACACCGTTCTTTGAGTCAGAAATACAACCTGGAGTGTTGTAACCCTGAGCCCCCACCCCCTCGTACTGACTAACCTGAACAATGGTTGTTTCAAAGTCTCCTGCAGGCTTTTTATTCCAGATCAGAGCGTGCGTTCTGTCCTCGAGCAGCTCTTCCTACTCTCTGTTTTGGGGCCTAAGTTACAGGCTTCTCCTGACTGACTCTATACTGTCAGGAGACTCAGTCTCTAGATCTTTCAAAGCTTCATAAAATCAAACATCGGTAAAAAGGAAGCAACACCAGCCATGCCTGCATGCTTTGTGAATACTACAGGTGCTGTTAGTGGCTTCTGCATATATCTGAAATTATTTCTGAGTTCTTTCATCCCAGCATCTCAAAATTCGTCCATGTCTTTCAATGTCTGCTGCTAAGAACCTCACTAGATCCAAGCTAGGCTCTCTCGCAGAGGCATTaagctatctctttttttttcttacagcagtAAATCTTTGTTGGCAGGCATAAcgggagcagcaggcacacgTTTCAACTAGCTTTGACTTTAGTTGCCTGAGTGTTATCTCCAGCCAAGCGCTCACAGTGTATTTATGAGCTCTAGAAAAGCCACGCATTGATTTTTAAGATGCTTGCCATtaacttttaaagctgtttcttttttcttttttcttttttttttttttttttggacccttTCAGTTCAGTGAATTGTGTGTTCCCTTTGTTTCTTGCCAGCCCCTTTGGGTAGCTAGTGTTCCTGTTCCATGTGTGTTCTGAGGGCAGAGGTCTTTCTGGATAAAAGCTTCCTGTTGTTCCAGATTCTCAAAATCTTTTTCAAAGAGATTAAGTAAACGTTGTTGCTGATTCTTCTGttgcaggagagagaagaggtttTTGTCAACATCAGTCATAGAGCAATTTAAGTACAAACTTAGGGTTTTTTAATGCCATTAGAATAGAGTCCTTTAAATTATAAATGCATATGTTGTTATTCAACAGCTCTCTGTAGAGAAACTACAGAAAATCAACTTGTCTTGCAGTGTCGTAAGCTACGAGAggactgtgctgggagcagaatTCTGGGTCCGTGCTTTTCTGTGTTTAGACATCATGGCTTTAGGGGTGGTGGAGTAGTTTTCCTCGTTATAAATTGTTCCTCTCTGATCTGAGGGACCTGTTATTAATATCTGTGCTTGTTATACAGTGCAAGAACTCTATACAAGGCTTTTGAGCACGCATGAAAGCCTTAGCTCAGTTTCTGAGTGTGCTGCCCTCATTGATACTATGCAGTGGAGGCACAGGTCATTTTCTTGTTTAGGTAGTTTGATCCTTGTTGACCAGACCAAACTAGTGCCAGGAGTATGCTAAGCCAGGTTTAAACTTAACTTTTAGCAATAGCCCACTTTAGAAGTAACTGCTATATTTAGGTACTCTAACCCATTTGAGAATATATTCTTCCCACGCCTCCCCACAAAAGGAGCGGAGCAGCTCTGTGATTACCAGCATCTGCCAAATCTGTGATTGGAAAAAGCAGGTATGGGGGGAGGGGCGTGGAAGAGAAGTGAAGTCTAGCCCAAGCATGGTTCATGTTCCTGCATCACAAGGATGTTTGGAGGCTGCTGCTTGGAGCTGGGTTCACTTCCCTGAATTCTCTACACTGCAGCAACGGGTACTGGAGAGAGATGAGCTCCTCCATGGAGGAGATTCTGATTTGGCATAGGCTGAGATGCTTTCTGGAGCACCTCAgtcctctcctggctgcatgggaGCTCCGTGTGACAAAGTCTTTAAGTGCCTGAGTTATGGAGGGAGAAATTAGGTTTAGAGCATTACAAATTGTAGGGCGGCTTTGAACATCTCTGATTATGCAAGATGTCCTTGGGGTTCTCCCTTGGAGaatgctggagctgctggcaagCCTCCAGAGTGCTGTTCTCCCCAAGATTGTATTTTTAGGCAGGGATTTGGTGTGCTGAAGCTGAGAGTAAAAGAGGATGAGGAGTTGGAAGCAACCTACCCGTCTGTAATTTTCTCAGTCACAGGAACATCCCAGTGGATGAGCTAGAACAGCAGGATCACCCTGCTGTTTGAACAGATGTGGGGTAGCCTTGCTGTGTCCTTCCACAAAGTGGTTCTGTACAGCTTATGTCCTCTGCTCACAGACAAGGAGATCCTACAGCTGGAGGATGTGGCAGCCAGAATAGCTGGAGGCCAGGCTTTCCCCTTGTGTGTTGCTGTCTGCAGGTATCAGGTGGAGGCAAGCAAACAGGTAGCATGCATGATTGTAGTGGAGAGGAGAGCTGCAGGGCGGCCTCGACTGTGTAGTGCTGGAGTCAGGGGAGCCTGTCAGGGTGCGGCTGCACAGGCACTTCTCTGATGGATGGAGAGAAAAACCACAGATTTCTATCCCTTCTAGGACAAGGGGGAAGAGATGATTTGTAGCTCTCTGTAGGTCCTAGCTGTTCTGAAGTGCATGAGACTGTCACCAAGACTGTTCTGTAAAGGAGCTAGGCTCAGGCAGAAGGGTTGCGATCAACTCTCCCACTaaacctccctctgctccctccccacagGCACCAGGAGCGCAGTGCTAAACACGGAAGCCCGCACTGTAGAAGCGGACGTTCTGAGCCGCCGCTGTGTCATGATGCGGCTGGTGGATTTCTCCTATGAGCAATACCAGAAGGCTCTCCGCCAGTCAGCTGGTGCTGTTGTGATCATCTTGCCCCAGTCCATTTCTTCTGTCCCACAGGATGTTgtaagggtaaaaaaaaaaaaaaaaaggttcccttGCTCTTCTGATGGGAGATGTTTGAGAGGGAGTGAGGTTTGAGTTGCTGCAGGACTGAACGGTCCTGTTGTAATGCTCAACAAATCAGGTTCTAATTTTAAAACTTAGTTCTCTCTCTGTTTTggctgttcatttttttctgccctcTTGCATGTTTAGCAGATGCTAAGTTTGCATCTCACTTAAATCCTCAGCAATTCATGGAGATAGAGCCAGAAATGCTTGCTATGGAAACTGTTGTGCCAGTCTACTTTGCAGTGGAAGATGAAGAGCTGCTATCTATCTATGAACAAACGCGGGCTGCTTCTGCATCACAGGGTTCTGCATCAGCTGCAGAAGGTGAGTCCCAACAAGCGGGGGAAAGGTTTAGCAGAAGACAGTCCTGCTCCCACCTCTGTCAGCAGTCTGCTGCATCACGTGCACCATGGACCAGTGTTCTGCTGCCTTCATGTTTATTCTGTGTATGTTAAAGTGCTCTGAGatttaatggaagaaaaacaggATGAGAGAGAGTATTACTTGGCTATATTTAGGAACACAGCTGCATGGAGTGGGTTCTTAGTTTCACGCTGTTGCAAGTAGGATAGAAAGCAAAACTCGGGTTAAAAAGAAGTTAAGTGACTATCAGTAGGTTGGTAGGACCTGAAGTTTTTTGTCTGAGCACGAGTCAATTTAGTACTTTCATATATTTCTCTGTAGATAACTTTATATCTCCCTGTGCGATAAGTGCAGTATGTATAGCTATCATGATGAACTTGAGGTCTGCTGgagaaaggtttttgttttagCAAGTTCAAAGTTTGGAGTTTTCAGAACAGAATGAAAATGCATGGTCACTAGGGTTCTGTGTCAATGCATGAACACAAATGACGAGTGAGAGGGCTCAAATAATTTAAAGCTTGTCTTTCCAGAAATCAGTTAGCAAGGGAAATAAAGGGACAGAACTTCCCCAAGCATACTTAATTTTTTGTTCTAGTGCTGTTGCACACAGCAACTGCCAATGGCTTCCAGATGGTGACCAGCGGGGCTCAGAGCAAAGCTATCAATGACTGGCTTATACCCAGCGTGGAGGTGAGTTCTAGATGGATTCAAACTTGCAGCATTGATGGGGTGCCTTCTTTTATGGGAACTTGATTCAACATTTGGTTTGACAAGGAAAATAAGGGGAGGCTTAGCCAGATGAAAGAAGTATCTGAAGTCCTCAGAACTGAGGCCACTGAACAGTCGATAGGCTTGTAGGAGCATGCTGTCTTTGTCCTGGCACACAGGAGGAGATGCTGGGTAatgctggtctctttcctctgCAGGGAAGGCTGACAGGGCTGGGTGGAGAAGACCTGCCCACCGTTGTGATAGTTGCCCACTATGATTCTTTTGGAGTGGCCCCCgtaagtattctttttttctgcaggtcTCTGTTTCTGTCTCTGCCTTTTCCCCCTCGGGCCTCTGCCCCTGTGTCTTTTCTCAGTCCTAAAGACCGGTGTCAGTTACAAGTAGAGACATGGTGGTATGTGGTCTTGAAGGCTGTTCTGGAACATGAAGATAAGTGTAGGATTGTCACCTTGCCTCTGTCCCACTTCTTCCTGCAGTGGCTGTCGCATGGTGCTGACTCCAATGGCAGTGGTATCTCTGTGCTACTGGAACTAGCCAGGCTGTTTTCCCGGCTCTACACCTACAGACGTACCCATGCTGGGTAAGAAGCTGCCCTCCCTTGGGGGAATGTGCGTAACTGAGATCAGGTAGAAGGGCTTTTGCTCCAGGCCTGTAGACTGCTAGGGTGTTACAAACAGTCCTTTACTCTTTTCTGCTTCCCTCCCAACATAGCAGCTGTTAATTGCCAAGCTCCTTCCTTTTGGTTTCTTTGCTGAGGCTCTGCTCAAGCTGGGGGACGAGTGGAAGGAATGAAGTGGGAACTAGATTCCATTCTCGAGCAGTGGGAACTCCCCCACTTCATACCTGTCCTGTCATTACCTAAGTATGTGGCATGTAGGAAGTATTTGTTAATGGGCAGTTTGCCTTGAACCTCAGGTGCCAactgttgcaattttttttccccacctccaaGGCTGAGTAAGCAAATTCTGTAGCCGTGGAGTGTGGTGTGTTAACTCCCTTCTGTCTTCTTCAATGGGCAGGTATAACTTGCTGTTCTTTGCATCTGGAGGTGGCAAGTTTAATTATCAAGGAACCAAGCGATGGCTGGAAGACAACTTGGATCACACTGGTGAGAAATGGGTTGGCATTCTAGTATGTTCCAGTAGCAAGATCTCAATTTAATATCATTGTGATAACTGTCTAGTATGTCAGCCTTCCTGTGAGAATCTCCCTGTGTGACCCTTGATGGCATTTACATTCCCAGAGAGCACAAAGCATAGCATTAAGGGTCTGAATTTGTCTGTTCCAGATTCCAGCTTGCTGCAGGACAACGTAGCATTTGTTCTCTGCCTTGACACTCTGGGCCGAGGGAACAGCCTTCATCTCCATGTCTCAAAGCCTCCCAAAGAGGGGACCTTGCAGCATGCGTTTCTGAGAGAGTTAGAGATGGTAACGAAAAGCACATTGGGTAGATGGGAACTTGGGACTTAccaggggcagctgcagccctcctagagagggaggaagggagcaagAGGTGAAGAAAGGGTGCACCATTGAAATATTTCACGTGTATTGTTTCTGGTCGCTTGATGTGGAGTGCAGACTAAGCCTCACGTCACAGTTCCAAATGAAGCAGGCTAGATCTGCGGTGCTTTCCACTATGCTTCCTTATGGTTTGTTGCTTGCAAAAGCTACCAAGGTGATTTCTGTAATGACAGTAAAGCAACATCTTTTTAATGGCACTAGCCAGGGTTGCAGCTTACAGGTGGGAGGGTGTTTACCATCTGTAGCACAAAATCTTGGATTTAGGTGAACTGGGCAGTGCATGGTGGGATAGCGTGGTGGGAAGCATGACACCCTTGAATGGTTTGGCCTTTCGCTCAGGTTGTTGCCAGCCAGTTCCCAGAGGTGAAGTTTTCCATGGTGCACAAGAAGATAAACTTGGCAGAGGACATGCTGGCATGGGAACACGAGCGTTTTGCCATCCGACGCTTGCCAGCATTCACTATCTCCCATCTGGAGAGCCACCGGGACAGCCTGCGCAACAGCATCATGGATGGGAGGTTAGAGGTCTTGGGGAAGGCTGCAGTTGAAATTCAGCCCATAAGCACAAACGGGACTCGTGAGTGCTTGTGCCTTGTGCTGTCCTGGTAGTCACAGAATGGGGGAAAAGTACTGGGGATTGGGCTCTGGATTCCGGCTCATGCTGGATGCATGAAAAATGGTGTTCTCTTGAAGGAAGTTCttgagcaagctgctcccactGACAGATTCATCATCCCCCCACCCTTTTGCTTTAGAGCACGAGTAGACACTAAGGCACTAACCAGAAATACTAGGATCATTGCCGAGGCTTTGACAAGGGTCATCTACAACCTAACAGACAAGGTAAGAGCCACCCATCCCGCTAACCAGACTTGTCCTGTCCAGCCAAGCCTTCTCTCACCACCAGCCTGGCTTTTTTGCTTTGCAGGGAGCACCTGCAGATCTACAGATATTCACAGAGCAGATGGTAAGCGTGGTGTATTTGTGTCACCTATGGGGAGAAGGGATTGAGGGTCTGGGAGAGGTCTCGTCTCAGCATGCGTGTTGTGTGGCTGACTCCTCCTTTGGTGGTATTTTTCTGCAGCAGATCCAGGAGGAGCAACTAGAGTCAGTGATGGACTGGCTGAGCAGTCAGCCAAGGGCTGCCCAGCTGATTGATAAAGATAGCACCTTCCTCAACACCTTAGAATACTGTATGGGCCGCTACCTGAAGGATGTTAAACAACATCATGTAAAGGCAGACAAAAGGTAAGAAGAGAGATAAAAGAACCAGCCGGGGCACGCACGCTGGCTTCCCCCTCCAATGAGTCTTGTCTCTGAGCTGCAGCTTCTCTTGCTCCTTCCTTGGCATGTGGCTACAGGTGACTGCTGTTTTCTGCTGTCCTGTCTGTTATGGTTCATGCTCTCCTCAAATAGAAAGCTGTATATCTTTCCTCACAGC
This sequence is a window from Struthio camelus isolate bStrCam1 chromosome 26, bStrCam1.hap1, whole genome shotgun sequence. Protein-coding genes within it:
- the NCLN gene encoding BOS complex subunit NCLN codes for the protein MLEEAGEVLESVLKASCLPLSFLLFVPAVLLLLGPPPAAEAAHEFTVYRMQQYELGGQPYGTRSAVLNTEARTVEADVLSRRCVMMRLVDFSYEQYQKALRQSAGAVVIILPQSISSVPQDVVRQFMEIEPEMLAMETVVPVYFAVEDEELLSIYEQTRAASASQGSASAAEVLLHTATANGFQMVTSGAQSKAINDWLIPSVEGRLTGLGGEDLPTVVIVAHYDSFGVAPWLSHGADSNGSGISVLLELARLFSRLYTYRRTHAGYNLLFFASGGGKFNYQGTKRWLEDNLDHTDSSLLQDNVAFVLCLDTLGRGNSLHLHVSKPPKEGTLQHAFLRELEMVVASQFPEVKFSMVHKKINLAEDMLAWEHERFAIRRLPAFTISHLESHRDSLRNSIMDGRARVDTKALTRNTRIIAEALTRVIYNLTDKGAPADLQIFTEQMQIQEEQLESVMDWLSSQPRAAQLIDKDSTFLNTLEYCMGRYLKDVKQHHVKADKRDPEFVFYDQLKQVMNAYRVKPAIFDLLLAVCIAAYLGVAYVAVQHFGLLYKTVQRLSLKTKQQ